In the genome of Pontibacter actiniarum, the window GGTACGGCTACGGCTATGGTTACGGGTACGAGAGCAAGTACAACGACAAGACCTACAGAAGCAGGAGCGCCGCAGTTAACGTGTAGCCTGTGCCGCGACGCTTTCTGCAAGCAGCCCGGCGCACCACCTCCCGCACTTCTATAACCGGAAGCGTAACGCTCCGGAGTCTGCGGATAAACCGACGCACGCCTTCTCGCTGTCCGCACGGCGGACCGGGCAGCGCCTTTCCCGGACGCACCCACCGTGCCTGACGGGTGAAGGCTGGTTTGGCGCGGGAGAAGGCAGGCTGTAGAATAAAGCTAAAAAAACAAATTACATAACTCTAAACGGCTCAAGAGATGAAAGTGTTGGTAACCGGAACAGCAGGATTTGTGGGCTTCCACCTGGCAGAGAAGCTTCTTCAAAACGGAGACACCGTAGTAGGGGTGGATAACATCAACGACTACTATGACACCCGCCTGAAGTACGACCGGTTAGCCGAGAGCGGGATTCCAGCGCACCTTATCAGTTGGAACCAGGAAGTCTCCAGCCTAAAGCACGCCAACTACCGGTTTATCAGGATGAACCTGGAAGACAAAGCCGCACTGATGGCTCTCTGCGCTGATGAACAGTTTGATGTGATTCTGCACCTGGCGGCGCAGGCGGGGGTGCGCTACTCCATTACGAACCCGGATGCCTATGCGCAGTCGAACCTGGTTAGCTTTCTGAACATCCTGGAAGCCAGCAGGCATAACAAGATCAAGCACCTGGTATACGCCAGCTCCTCCAGTGTGTACGGCTTAAACGAAACAATGCCTTTCTCTGTAAAGCACAGCACAGACCACCCCGTGTCGTTGTATGCAGCCAGTAAAAAGGCCAATGAGCTGATGGCGCATACCTACAGCCACCTCTATAAGATACCAACAACCGGGCTTCGGTTTTTCACTGTGTACGGCCCGTGGGGCCGGCCCGACATGGCGTACTTTCTATTCGCCGATGCCATATCCTGCAACAAGCCCATCCGGGTGTTCAACCACGGCTTAATGGAGCGCGACTTTACCTATATAGACGATATTGTGGATGGCATCGTGAATGTGATGGGAAGGCCGGCGCAGCCCTGTGAAGAGTGGGATCCAAAGCAGCCGGACCCGTCGCGCTCTACGGCGCCATACTGTATCTATAACATCGGCAACAACCGGCCTGTCAAGCTGATGGGGTTTATAAGGGAGATTGAGAAGTGCCTGGGGAGGAAAGCGATCCTCGATATGCAGGAAATGCAGCCGGGGGATGTGGTGTCCACGTGGGCGAACGTGGATGACTTAGTAGATAACTTTAACTATAGCCCCAGCACCCCAATAGCGGAGGGCCTCCGGAAGTTCGTGGACTGGTACGTGTCGTATTACGGGGTTGGCAAGGCTCCTAGCGCATACATAGAGCCGCAAAAAGTGACGCTGAGCTAACAGCACTGGCCACATAGCCCCAAAGGCAGCCCCGGTTGCCGCCACGCGAACAACATCCCTGTCACAGTACCCCAAACGCTTACGACCTTGACTGAGAACACTGTAAAAAAAGCGCCTAAAAAGAAGGAGAACCTAAAGCAGCGGGCATATCTAAACTCCGTCACCAGCATTATTGACTATGGAGGGGCGCAGATTACAGGCTTTATCGTGAGCCCCTTTATTGTAAACGGCCTGGGCAGCGCGGTGTACGGCATCTGGCAGATGCTGACCCAAATGACCGGCTATGCCGGCATGGCTGATACACGCGCGACCCAGGTGCTAAAATGGTCTATTGCCAATAAAAGAGGGGTAGCGGAAAAGGAAGAGCTACGAAGCGATGTGACAACGGCCCTGGTGGTTACCTGCCTGATTCTGCCCCTGGTGCTCATTACGGGCGGCATTATTGTGTGGTACGCGCCTGTTATCACCAAAGCCGACGCAGAATATCACAGTATTATCCGGATGGCCTGCTCCTTTTTGGTTCTGTCCCTGGTCATCAACAAGGTTTTTAACCTGTTCGAGTCTGTGCTGCGGGGCATGAACCTGGGCTTTAAGCGGATGGGGCTGCGGGCGGGGATTGTAGCCGTGGGCGGTGGGCTGAAAGTGCTGGCAATAACACAGGGGTTTGGGTTGGTCGGCCTGTCTATGGTTGAGGTGTTTACTGCCGTTATCACTGGTGCCAGCTTTTATTACATTGTAAAGCAGAGCATCGGGTGGTTTGGCTTTGGCAAAACCAATATGTCGAAAGTGGTTTCTTATGGGAAGCTCAGCGGATGGTTTATGGCCTACACCGGCTCCAAGATGTTCCTGCTGCACAGCGATAAAATACTGCTGGGCTATTTGGCAGGTCCTGTCTTTGTGACAAAGTACGCCATCACCATGTTTACCTCGAACGCTATACAGGGCTTTGTAAACGCCGTGGTGAACGGCATCATTCCGGGCATTGGGGGGCTCTTCGGCAAGCAGGAGTATGATAAGGTGATCAAGGCGAGGCGGATAGTTGTGACGCTCAACTGGCTGCTGATTACAAGCTTAGGCGTAGCGGTGCTGCTGCTGAACAGGACGTTCATTGCCCTGTGGGTAGGCGTAGACCACTATGCCGGAACCCTGGAGAACCTGCTGATACTGTACGTGTCTATCCAGGCCATCTTCTTTCAGATCGATAGCCTGATCATCAATGTAACCCTGAACATGAAAAAGAAGGTGCTCTTCTCTGTGCTGGCATCTGCTGTAACCATTCTGCTTGCCTATACTTTGGTGGATGACCATTACATCATAGGGTTGAGCTGCAGCGTGCTGGTAGGCCGGTTTATCCTGACAGTGGGGTATCCTTTGATCCTGAAGGAAAGGATGCAGGACAACTCCAGGATACTGACCAGGCAGAAAATTCAACCTTTCGTTATCTCGACCCTGATGCTCGCGGGGGCAGCCTATCTGAGCCAGTGGGTGGAGCTTGCCGGCTGGTACCACCTGTTTACGGCCGGCTTTGTGGTTGTTCTAAGTGCGGGGCTGGTGTTCTGGTTTGCAGGCATCGGGCAGTATGAAAGGCAGGAGGCCTGGGGAGTGCTGTCTCAGGTTAAACTGCTGAAAAAGGACAAGTAGTTGAACGCGCTGGAATACCGAACCAAGGCCAGGGCCGCAGCAAAGTATGGGAAGTAAAGGTCAGGCGACTCAAATGTAAACCAATAAGCTGATGGAAAAGAATAGCATCTACGTGATTCACTCAGATTCTAAGATCGAATCGCTCTATACGTTGTTTCCGCTGATTGTGTCGGAGCACAGCGCTTTAGTCAATTTCCTGCACATAAACTCTAAGGAGGCTAGAAAGGCTGAAGGGGAGTGCGTTATTCTTGTTCGGGTGTTTAAAGGGAACGACTCTTTTCAGACTGTGGAGGAGAAGCGGAAGTACATCCAGGACTTTAAGCGGCGGTTCAGGAGAGTTGTAATGCTGGATGACGGTGCGGGAAGTGACAGTTTGTACTTTGAGTACATGGACCTCGTGGACCTCTACTACAAGGGAAAGTTGCTGAAAGAGAAAGCGGCCTATCTGCAGCCAGCGTACGGCAGGCAACTGTTTACCAACTACTACAACCAGACATACGGGGTAACGGATGAAAAGGAAAAGATGAGGAACCCGCCCAGCGACCCCGCGCTTTTAAACAAGCTCCGGGTTTCCTGGAACCTGGGCTACGGCATTTACCCCATGGCGAACGTGCTGTTTACCAAAATGGCACGGGTTGCTGTTAACGCCAACCTGTCTAAGGCGCTTAAGCCCGTTTATACTTACCACTATAAGCGGATGCTGCGTGACCTGGACAAGCCTCTGAATGTTAGCGCCAAATCAAACTACGTGCACGCCCGCTTCGGATACAGCGCCTTTCCGCACACGGTAGGCTACCAAAGAAAGCTACTCCTGAGCAAGTGCT includes:
- a CDS encoding NAD-dependent epimerase, which codes for MKVLVTGTAGFVGFHLAEKLLQNGDTVVGVDNINDYYDTRLKYDRLAESGIPAHLISWNQEVSSLKHANYRFIRMNLEDKAALMALCADEQFDVILHLAAQAGVRYSITNPDAYAQSNLVSFLNILEASRHNKIKHLVYASSSSVYGLNETMPFSVKHSTDHPVSLYAASKKANELMAHTYSHLYKIPTTGLRFFTVYGPWGRPDMAYFLFADAISCNKPIRVFNHGLMERDFTYIDDIVDGIVNVMGRPAQPCEEWDPKQPDPSRSTAPYCIYNIGNNRPVKLMGFIREIEKCLGRKAILDMQEMQPGDVVSTWANVDDLVDNFNYSPSTPIAEGLRKFVDWYVSYYGVGKAPSAYIEPQKVTLS
- a CDS encoding oligosaccharide flippase family protein, coding for MTENTVKKAPKKKENLKQRAYLNSVTSIIDYGGAQITGFIVSPFIVNGLGSAVYGIWQMLTQMTGYAGMADTRATQVLKWSIANKRGVAEKEELRSDVTTALVVTCLILPLVLITGGIIVWYAPVITKADAEYHSIIRMACSFLVLSLVINKVFNLFESVLRGMNLGFKRMGLRAGIVAVGGGLKVLAITQGFGLVGLSMVEVFTAVITGASFYYIVKQSIGWFGFGKTNMSKVVSYGKLSGWFMAYTGSKMFLLHSDKILLGYLAGPVFVTKYAITMFTSNAIQGFVNAVVNGIIPGIGGLFGKQEYDKVIKARRIVVTLNWLLITSLGVAVLLLNRTFIALWVGVDHYAGTLENLLILYVSIQAIFFQIDSLIINVTLNMKKKVLFSVLASAVTILLAYTLVDDHYIIGLSCSVLVGRFILTVGYPLILKERMQDNSRILTRQKIQPFVISTLMLAGAAYLSQWVELAGWYHLFTAGFVVVLSAGLVFWFAGIGQYERQEAWGVLSQVKLLKKDK